ATATGTATTTATTACTAGTCTTTAGCCTTCAATGCCAAGTGTGTTACTGCAATTATAAATTTGATACAtcaacaaaaataaaattatattggGCAAAATCATCAAATACATTTGTCAAGCCAATATGGCAAAAGAAGATGGCATAAGATATGTTAAAGTACAATGGTTTATGAAATAATAGACACTGCTGCATCAGATTTATTTTCAATTTTGATATTTCAAATACATaacattgaacacaatattctttgTATTAACAACCAAGAATCATGGTCCATGGTATGAAAACATATTAAATTCCTTTAAAATTAACAGGGATGGTTAAATCATAGTTTAATTAATTGACTATTAGAATAACATGTAGAAGGCCAATTTTCAAATGTGCAACCACACAAATGAAATAATTAATCATTAGGCTTTATATACAGAAATACCACCAATTCCAACCTCATCATAATCCTTGTAATATAATTTTCTTATTTGTAGTTTATTTCATGCATGGAGATTAagcatatattttttaatgtataGGAAGATCTCTTTAAGCACCAGTTCGTAGTAAGTTTAGCAAGAAAGCAACATTATGAAAATGCGCATAACGTCATCCTGATGTTCATATGGACTGGTGCTGACTGTGTAATCCCTTTAAGGCCACAAGTTGGAGTGAATATTGTGTATTATGGTACTTGATCGCACCCAATCTTTTGGGATGATACAGTTTGGGGTCTTGAAAAGATGCAGCTTGAAACATAACATGTATTCTCGGTTGACTTCCACAAAGTCTAAGAAAGATGACGTTAATATAATTCATGAGGTATTTCAGGAACTGTTGCAAACATAAGATAACATTCAGTCAGGGAAGACTTCCCTGTATCCCCTCCTGTCAATTGGTGTTAGCCACCCATATTCCCAGAAGAAATGCATGAACTTTATATTTCAGTATTATCAGTGAATATTTGTAAATTGGGCCAATGCTCTTCTGTTTAATTGTTCAAAGGGACATAATTCAGTGCTCCTGTCTGTTCACATAGTTAAAACATGCAAGGAATGTAACAATAATGAAGAAGCAATCACTTGTATTCCATGGTGCTTAAATCTAATGATATTCAATAATATGAACATTGCTTTGAGCAAGATATTGATGCAATTTATTTTAAAGACTGTTGAAATAGCTCTTCCATTTTAGATTCAAATATATTGAAAAGGCGATACCATGTGGGTTACACTTACATGGCTATATCACAATTTGACTTTACTCGGAGAGCTGATTTATGGTTAGTGCCACGCATAGCATAAATGTATTCTAGTTTATTTCAGTTACAAAAATACATAATTTAGAATACTCTAATTTTGCTCCGTATTTTTACCAAACAATATTCTCCGTGAAGAGTTATTTTTAGATTGTAATTTCTTTAACTTCACAGAAAAGTAACCAAAGTACAAATGGGGTCCAAGATCTCACTTTGTCAAAGTTCTATATTCAAAATATAGATATACACAAACATAATCAAGTTCCAATTtgcccatttacaatgtacaattAATTATTTATAACATTTGGTATGATTTATTGCTAATAATAAAATGCTTGAATTATGTTCTTTGTATTTACGAAAAAAGGAGCACATGGAGACATTTAGAGCATTTGGcacaaaacattgttttttgtCAAGCTTAAAAAAGTCAGTATACAAAATCATTATCTAAAAAAGAAGAAATTCATGTAATCTTGCCAACCAATAATAATACGTCTTCAGGAAAGTTATTTCTTCATGAACTTGATGAGCTGTTTATTTCATCTCTACTTCTGTTCTCTTTGATTTCTTTGATTGACTTTTGTGTTTCCTCCTAATGAAGAGAAAGTATGTATTATGTAGCATGTAAAAAAATAGCAGTGATGATTATATTTCTAATGAACAGTTCTGACATTATCTATCATTTCAACTCATCAGGTTGAAATAACCTCAACACATTTTAGCATATAAATTAAAACGATTACATAAAATTAATCTCAACACTATTTGAACCGTCATTAAAATGCATTATAATCCTTTCAATAGCCCAAagaaaaactaaacaaaaatatgtTAAGAAGAGCCCCAGAAGTAGAACAGAGGGGATATCTAATCCCCTGATGATATGGTAATACAGCAGATTGCAAGGTCAGTCCGCTAAATTAAAATGGTGTTGCTCTTGACTGTGGGTTGAGACCAATGCGGAGTGTGTGGAGTGCTATGCATTTGGATGGGTTGAATGTTTCTATGTGAAGTTAGAGTAGATGACAGGTAGGgaagttgaggtggttgatgtcACAACAACTAATGGAAATGAAAAAGTCAAAAGGGGGTGAAAGGCCTGAAACTGGTGTTCAAGAGGATGGGAAGTGTTGGACTTGAATGGGTCATTGGTGGAgggggagattggggggggggatgtgaggggggcgggggttggggtggggtgggggtggggggggggagtgaggattTCTTGCCTGCAACTTGAGGTGTAGGCACATGGGTACAACAATAAGGCTTCTGCTGAAGTCTTTACAGAAATCAAATAATCCGCATCTTAATTTACACTTTAGACATTTCCAAATGTTTAAGGCTCTATTTGCTCTGCAGTTACAAATTAATTTCCTATTTGTGCAGAACGCTAATACCTATCTGCTTGACTGTAATTTAAAGTGCATGTTTAGAAAGAAGCTGTGGACCTGCCTAGGTGAGGGGTTGCCTCCAATTTTAATCTAACTTTCAAATTTTAAGGTTTTCCCTTGATGTCTACAGATTCACTTCAATTTTCATTTCCCACTGAGCTTCATCCATGTCTCTTTATCTTTTACACTTATTATTCAATTTATTTCTCCCAGAAGTTGAAATAATCAGGCATTTTGAAATGCCAGATGCTTCTCAATTATTGCTTTTTCTAGTATAATTAAACAATATGCATTTTAAAAAGCTCAAATGTTTACACATCGTTAATATCGTTAGGTCTGAATCTGGTTGTCATACCTCCGAATCACAAATACAGCCACGAAGGCAATGACTGTAATGCCAAAAAGACATCCAAACACAATTGCAGCAGTATCAcctagaaagtggaataacacaggTTTAAGTAAAGTTATTTCCAGAAATTTGCATAATCTGTGAAACAAAAAGATTCAACATGCATGTTCctctgttagacacaaaatgctggaggaactcaatgggtcaggcagcaactctggagtaaagggataggtgatgtttcagaaagaaatctgaagaaggattccaacttgaaatgtcacctattccttttctcaagagatgcttcctgacctgctgagtaacttctgtatttgtgtctatcttcaatataaaccagcatttgcaattccttcctacacatgttcctCGGTTGTTTGTTAAGAGATATAATGATTATTGTATAGGAAGAATAGAGGCACATAAAGTAAAATAGAGAATCAATTGCCCAATATCCGACTGAGGGACTTGATGTATTTTGGAATTAGACTGAAACTGAAGTGCTGCGAGTCTTTGCATGTAGCATCAAAAGGTCCAATTACATAATTTTGAAGGAGAATGAGAAATTCTGCTCAGAATGGTGGCAATGATTTATAATCAACTACCCTCAATAAAAGTAGGTGATCTATTTATCCTCACATTATATCATGCTGAGTAATGGTCCGGTCAGAACTGAacgctctgccactgtgctgcactgtaCTGCACTGTACTGcagaaaacagaacaatgagGAATATGAATAAATTGAATTGGGGTGCAAGAGAAGTTTCTGTCCAAGACATTTGTGTGAAACTATCAAGGGGCATGAGGAAAGCATGTAAGTGAGCATGAGTTTCAGATTATCAATGACCCAACTgagtagaacgtagaacagtacagaacaggaatgggatcttcggcccacaatgcttgtgccgaacatgatgcctaattaaactgacctcatgatccatatccctctgttccccgcacttccatgtgcctatctaaaagtctctaaaAGTTCCTGGAGTACCTCATGAATTATATTAACGTCATCTTTCTTAGACTTTGTGGAAGTCAACCGAGAATGCATGTTATGTTTCAAGCCACCatcaaatctgcctccaccaccgccactGGCAATGCGTGCCaagctccaacactctgtgtgtaAATAAACTTCACCCACACTTCTCCATTAAACTTGTTTACACTGAGAGTGTTGGAGGTTAGAATGCATTGTTAGAGCTGGGCGGCGTAGTGACACTGCTGATAGAGTGcggcctcgcagtgccagagatccgggtttgaatccgacctggggtgctgtctgtgcacctTCTCtatcaccttctccctgtgaccgcgtgggttttctccagttgccccgattccctcccacatcctaaagacatgcgagtttgtaggttatttggcctctgtaaaatgtcccctAATGTAGGGAgttgataagaaagtgggatgatAGAGAACTAATGTGATTTGTTGTTGGACTCTGATTGCAAACTTTAACTGTGGAACATTTGAGAGTTAGAGCCCTATGTAAGACACaaggggcctgattccatgctgtatcttgaaactaaactaatctctttcACAATACTAAAAAGGTGAGACTTCTGAAATGTTAATTATTCCTCAATCATGCTTTTCTTCCTCTTTAGCCTTGAACAATATTTAAAGGAACAGTTATGTTTCTCCATGATCCCATGAGAATAATTTCAAATCTCAACATGAACATGTATTTTTCATTTAACAATACCTTCATCTCTCTGTTGAATGACAATGTCGTCTTCCACATAATGCCGTCCTTGCCCAGTAGCTGAGCAAAAGAAAGACAAAATAAACtggttaaaatatttatttttcacaTTGTTGATAATACTTTCTAATTCCCACTCTTGCTACTGTTCCCCAATCTTGATTAAGCAGACTCTAACTGAGGAACATTTGAATGTTGAGAGCCTTTTATTTGTAGGTGAAATCTTTATTTTCCATTTGAGAATCAACTTTTCTATACATGGCTCCACATACACACATGCCTACATAGTATATGTGGGTGCACAAGCATGCAcgaacacactcacgcacacacctaGACCATTGTGGTTTGAGCAGGTAGCAGCATATTGCACAATAATAAGCCCTGTGAAGGTTGTTCCTATTCTTGTGTCAAGAGTATAAATACTTGCAGCTGCCAACAAATTACATTCTGTGGAAACGTGCTTAAAATTTTGCTACTCACCTCTGACACTCCTTAGATTTGACAACCATTGGTAGTCTGTAAGAACATTGAACCATACAGTACAGCAACAACCCCTTcatcccacaaagtctgtgcagaacatgatgccaaattataaTACTCCCTTCTACCTGCACatcatcatccatatccctccatatccatatccCCTGCATATTATTAGGTGTAACAGGGACTAAGTTGTAGAGGTGGAAATGCAAGAGAGATGTCCTAAGTCTTTGGTTAAGAAGCTGTTTTGTTCACTGGTGGGAACAGACCAGGTAATGGCTGGAGATTCAGTGGAACAGCTAAATTCAAAGATCTTGGACAAATATCCAGATGGGTTAGTTAACACATTGACGAAGGTTGTCAAAGGAAACAGCAGGATATCAATCTGTTACAGATATGAGGAGAGAAACGGGAGATTGATCTTATATGTGGAAAATAAACATCTGTGAGGAAGTTAAAAAGAACCCATAAAAGGATATAGCTGGGTTATGCAAATGAAGAAAAGACTGGCGCAcgttcgtttgtttgtttgtgtgtctgacgatgtagctcgctgttggcttctgccgtcatccaacatgttgacagaattgtcacctgacgcatcacagagtgcatcgcatcgtcgcttccagggatcgccacgaggagccgTCTGTCATGATCCCACAGACTGGCACATTGAGTATAATATgaggaaatgtgaggttatcacttCTTGTTGATGGAATAGAAAGTCAGGCTATTGTACAAATGCAGGGAGACTTCAGCGGTGTCCTCACACAAGGGACACAAGAAAGCTGTCATAGGGTGCAGTACCTCACAGGAAAAATATCATGGCCTGGTACAACAATTCCAATGCACACGAACACAAGAGCAGTGATTCCACAAAGTGCCTGCTATCCAAATTCATTGATCATATGCTGTAGGTGAAATAAATGTTTCATCTGTagcatcacagatagataggatgGTGAAGGCGGCTTTCTCTACAGATACAATACAGGGTAGAGAGATCTAGCCCAGAAGCTGCAATGATGATGGATTCAGAAGCAGTATTTGCTGACCTCTCAGGACATCAGTATATCTGCAAATGTAACCCTTATTCTCATCCACCAATAAACTCCTTGCTGAAAATGCAGGGAGTGTGAAAATGCAGGGAGTGTGAAAAGAAGCTTGTGGCTACAACTATTCCAAACTACCACAATAATTATTTACTTCTTGCACATACATCAGAGCATTTATACTCACCACCCAATACTAATATTCAAACAAAACATTTGCAagatattttatttaaaatgttgcACTAATTCTTTCTACTTCTGCAACATTTGAAAGTGGAATACTTCAAAATGTAGTAGGTACATAAAACATCTGAATATAATTGTCAACATTAACAACGTTTGGAACTgccaaaatcaaaatgtgactatTTACCACATAGACTCCGACAATCCTTCTTGCTTATGAATTTATTTCCATTCCCATGACATCCACTGAAGAGGAATGTATCACAGTCTCTAATGCTATCATCATAGTACCATCTCAGTATCATGCCACGGCAGTCTCCTCGTTCTTTTGGCAGGATACATGCTTTTTCTGTCGAAAAAAATGAAATGTTTCTTATTTTTTGGCTGGGAAAGAAACTTCAACTTTGTCCATTTTGGCTTTACTattttagtaagtttgcaggtagGTTTGCAATATTGGTTGtattgtggacagtgaagaataTTGTCTCAGGTTATGGAAGGATTGAGATCAATTGGGAAAGTGAgctaaggaattgcagatggaatttaactcagacaagtACAACATTATGCATTTTGGAAGTTAAGCCAGGGCAGGAtacacacagtgaatggcagtggagTGGCTGTGTATAATGACAGGATATACACAGTGAACATTGAGGAGTGCAGATGAACAGAGGGAACCTTGGAATATAActacataattccttgaaagtggcaacacaggtagacaaaaaagttTGTAGTTCTGGGCAACTGGAAACGATGAGGGAAATACTGGGTCTGTATACCCATTAAACAGTTGAGTAAaacatatggcatgcttgctttcttcaacaggaatattgaGCATAGATATAAGAGATGGGACATTGTGCTGCAAAAAGTATTGGCTGGGCCACTTTTGGAGTATTTTGTGAAGTTGTTGTCACCACACTATGGAAAGTATGTGATTAAACTAGGGAAGGAACAGAAaagattcactaggatgttgcTTTGATTGGAGAGTTTGAGTtatcaggagagattggacaggttaggtcTGTTTTTGCTGGAGCAAACAAGACTAGAGGTAAAATGATAGAGATGTATACAATTATAAGAAGCATAGATGGTGGAACAAACCAGTGCAGGTTTCCCCTGGTAGGGGGTCTAAAGCTAGAggaaaaggtttaaggtgagggggagaaggtTGAAAGGGGTCATGAGGGGTAACAATATCAGTCAAAGAGCTTGTATCAGGAATGAACACCCAGAGGAAGTGATTGAGGCATGAACAGAATATTTAAGTGACATCTGGACAGAAAATTGGACAAGcaagaatagaggaatatggaattaatgcaggcaatTGTATTAGTAtagataatcataataatcaacATAGAGTCTAGACACAATATCCTGAAAagtctatttctatgctgtacaacacTACGACCATTATTCTATGAATTTAGGTTTTATAGAAATAAGAAATGTTCCAAATGCAACTGGTAATGCACCCACATCatcttttaattattttataaattattttcaatttcAATAGTTCATAGAGGTACTAGTTACATGTTTTAAATAACAGCCATCAGCCATCATTTCTTCCTCAAAGTTTTCAGTTACTGTATATGACTGTATATTACTATAAATGACGATGAAAGAATTGAATTTCCATGGACGTTTTCCAATTACCCATTGTAACTTCTGAGAAACATCCATGGAAATCAAATTCAATTCTAATAGTAtgggtgtgtttttttttaaagaaataagcTTTGCTTTAAAATTTGCCAGCAACCCTGTTcaaatctatttaaaaaaaaacagaattgaaGGTAAGTTGTCTTTGTGAGGTAGTGACAATCACTTTCTCATCTGTCTTGTATAATTTTCATTTCATACTTTAAATGTTTTTGTTGCTTCACCATTTCCATCCCTTTTGCAGGGTTTCAGTCTGACAGCTCAGTTTGGTATTATCTTTTCCAGTGTTATTTGTAGACAAAAATATACTGATATACATATCAATTTATAGTAAAGCTACATTTATTAACAATTTTTTCCACCCCTGTACCTCCCTCTTTTTGATTTTGTGACTAATCAACTCAGAAAGTAGTCAGAAACTTAATTTGTTACCCTATCACTTAAAAATAAATCTTAAATTCTAAAATAGACATCACTGTAAATGGCAAACTTAcctccatctggaaatagttcacTATATTTGCTAGAACAGGTTTGCAAACAATGTGTCTCATTAGAAAATCTGTTTCTGTTTCCTCCTGCCCCATTATAGAAAAATGGTTGGCATTTGTCTTCAACTTTCGAATAGAACCATCGAAAATTCTTTAAATTAGGATCTGATTCCTGTCCATGATCCATCGGTTGCTGGCAAATATCACCTGTGATCGGAGAAACAAGAATGTTTTGTTAGTTAGTTAATAGTTGCATTCTGATCAattgattgaaagttacagcatggaaacaggcccctaggTCCACTGAGTCAATGTTCTGTCCATCATTAGATTCATTTTGTCATTTCTAGGTCACAATTATACACCATTTGAAAAAAAGGGTCTTGTTCATATGCTGGTTGTGCCTTaccatgtttagttttgtttagtttagtttagtttagagatgcagcacggaataagacccttcggcccaccgagtctgtgccaacctgcaaacccgtacaccagcactatcctacacgctagggataattttgcgatttttgccgaagccaattaacctacaaacctgtatgtctttgggctgtgggagcacccagggaaaactcacgtggtcacagggagaacgtaaaaactctgtacagacagccaccgtagtcagggtcaaagcCAGGTCCctgatgctgcaaggcagcaactctactactgtgtcTGTGCTTACACAAAATTAATTACCTCATGTCTCTTTACTTTCTTCACCAAGTAGTTCATTCTGTCTCCAAACTCTTGCTCGCTTAACCTCATTTGCTCTGTCCTACCCTAGTTTCTtggaaagtattgtgttcagcgtaTTGGTTGGAAATCCCAGGAGggatgtgtccccccccccccccccatattttgagaggtgggggacaatccccccatgttttgtaaaccATGTTGCAGCAAAACTGCCTTCCCTGCttcttctcccgtggtcaggcagtcaaactacaGTGTCGAGACTCGAAgcgatcgaggctctcgatgttgaagctccccgccgggcgatggttgatcccgcggccgattttaagccgtgcTGGGCCATGAAAGGCCCCACGAGCGGACTAATTAAAGTCTCACGATTtggggtggacgaagctgctgttgctg
The sequence above is a segment of the Amblyraja radiata isolate CabotCenter1 chromosome 1, sAmbRad1.1.pri, whole genome shotgun sequence genome. Coding sequences within it:
- the LOC116979778 gene encoding inter-alpha-trypsin inhibitor-like, which produces MKRIILYLGVCIAAFNLNVTAQENSDICQQPMDHGQESDPNLKNFRWFYSKVEDKCQPFFYNGAGGNRNRFSNETHCLQTCSSKYSELFPDGEKACILPKERGDCRGMILRWYYDDSIRDCDTFLFSGCHGNGNKFISKKDCRSLCATGQGRHYVEDDIVIQQRDEGDTAAIVFGCLFGITVIAFVAVFVIRRRKHKSQSKKSKRTEVEMK